A genome region from Euphorbia lathyris chromosome 4, ddEupLath1.1, whole genome shotgun sequence includes the following:
- the LOC136227386 gene encoding uncharacterized protein isoform X2 encodes MVYDIIYVKFCFIEGWRQILRGKQVHGAANINETRNAAAQTPSSIAPINDLRNKRITSASPHTRATIDDEGVHSSLHRSTLDKKRHNLNNNADSELVTEMGAPHLQGSDNPQSDNPIDNYESNYPCPSDTEISPENSETFRGRSVGGRGPYKGMDLDKLTNGRKNKLVVFIPPGRYFRPIGKHSNKLSSWLGYCSRIYGPRLSLGMKLKRSTGLSFYMKTAYRRWKHKLHSQYRKYTNDDQRLKHVPKELLKFLEAKIFMNGVILIQLIVLLK; translated from the exons ATGGTGTATgatattatatatgttaaattttGTTTCATAGAGGGATGGAGACAAATTTTAAGAGGAAAGCAGGTACATGGTGCTGCTAACATTAATGAAACTAGAAATGCAGCTGCACAGACACCATCATCTATTGCGCCAATAAACG atttaagaaataaaagaattacaTCGGCTAGTCCTCATACACGTGCTACTATTGATGATGAAGGCGTGCATTCTTCGCTACATCGATCTACTCTCG acaaaaagaGGCATAATTTAAATAACAATGCTGATAGTGAACTGGTTACCGAGATGGGTGCTCCTCACTTGCAAGGTTCTGACAATCCACAATCTGATAATCCCATTGATAATTATGAATCCAACTATCCTTGCCCATCAGACACAGAGATAAGCCCTGAAAATTCTGAAACTTTTCGAG GGAGATCAGTTGGTGGTAGGGGACCATACAAAGGAATGGATCTCGACAAACTTACCAATGGAAGGAAAAACAAATTAGTTGTTTTCATTCCACCCGGCAGATATTTTAGACCAATTGGGAAACACTCTAATAAATTATCATCATGGTTAGGATACTGCTCAAGAATCTATGGACCTCGACTGAGCCTTGGGATGAAATTGAAAAGAAGCACAGGGCTATCATTTTAT ATGAAGACAGCATATCGCAGATGGAAACATAAATTACATAGCCAATATCGCAAGTATACTAATGATGATCAACGTTTGAAACATGTTCCTAAAGAACTATTAAAGTTTTTGGAAGCAAAGATTTTCAT GAACGGAGTTATATTAATTCAACTAATTGTGCTTCTCAAATAG
- the LOC136227386 gene encoding uncharacterized protein isoform X1 produces the protein MVYDIIYVKFCFIEGWRQILRGKQVHGAANINETRNAAAQTPSSIAPINDLRNKRITSASPHTRATIDDEGVHSSLHRSTLDKKRHNLNNNADSELVTEMGAPHLQGSDNPQSDNPIDNYESNYPCPSDTEISPENSETFRGRSVGGRGPYKGMDLDKLTNGRKNKLVVFIPPGRYFRPIGKHSNKLSSWLGYCSRIYGPRLSLGMKLKRSTGLSFYDYFDVSTDSPEKWKKLEELGKVEHDTPEMKRAKFEYFCFFQMKTAYRRWKHKLHSQYRKYTNDDQRLKHVPKELLKFLEAKIFMNGVILIQLIVLLK, from the exons ATGGTGTATgatattatatatgttaaattttGTTTCATAGAGGGATGGAGACAAATTTTAAGAGGAAAGCAGGTACATGGTGCTGCTAACATTAATGAAACTAGAAATGCAGCTGCACAGACACCATCATCTATTGCGCCAATAAACG atttaagaaataaaagaattacaTCGGCTAGTCCTCATACACGTGCTACTATTGATGATGAAGGCGTGCATTCTTCGCTACATCGATCTACTCTCG acaaaaagaGGCATAATTTAAATAACAATGCTGATAGTGAACTGGTTACCGAGATGGGTGCTCCTCACTTGCAAGGTTCTGACAATCCACAATCTGATAATCCCATTGATAATTATGAATCCAACTATCCTTGCCCATCAGACACAGAGATAAGCCCTGAAAATTCTGAAACTTTTCGAG GGAGATCAGTTGGTGGTAGGGGACCATACAAAGGAATGGATCTCGACAAACTTACCAATGGAAGGAAAAACAAATTAGTTGTTTTCATTCCACCCGGCAGATATTTTAGACCAATTGGGAAACACTCTAATAAATTATCATCATGGTTAGGATACTGCTCAAGAATCTATGGACCTCGACTGAGCCTTGGGATGAAATTGAAAAGAAGCACAGGGCTATCATTTTAT GACTATTTTGATGTTAGTACTGATAGCCCTGAAAagtggaagaagcttgaagagtTAGGAAAGGTCGAGCATGACACGCCAGAAATGAAAAGGGCTAAGTTTGAGTACTTTTGTTTCTTTCAGATGAAGACAGCATATCGCAGATGGAAACATAAATTACATAGCCAATATCGCAAGTATACTAATGATGATCAACGTTTGAAACATGTTCCTAAAGAACTATTAAAGTTTTTGGAAGCAAAGATTTTCAT GAACGGAGTTATATTAATTCAACTAATTGTGCTTCTCAAATAG